From the Jilunia laotingensis genome, the window GAAATTCCCCCCATACAGGCGGCTGTTTCATCATGAACGTAACCACATATGTCCTGACGACGAAGATAATCATTTGCCACCGTTGGCATTACTTCTGATTTGGGATACCTATTCAATGGCAGAAATAGTGTACGCTTCAAACCCATGGGTGTATAAAACTCTTTCTCAAGAAATTCATCCATCGGCTGTCCGGTAATGGCTTCAACCACTTGCTGTAGAATTACAAAACCGATCTCACTGTATACATATCGCTTTTGCCCCATCTCTGACCGGACAATCTTTTGCCGGATGGTATTTTTAAAACTTTCATTCAACCACATATCTTCTGCCATATGTAAGGTATAAACAGCTGTCTGTTCGGGTGAAACCAATCCTTTCTTAAACTTGAAATCCGAACAGGCATACGTATATTCACCGATACGGGTATGATGCCATTCATCCACAAAACCTTGTGTGAAAGGTCCCGTCACCGTGTTATCATCAATCGCTTCCCTATAAAATCGAATGTAAGGCAGAAGGCCGGACTCATGCAATAGTAATTCACGGATAGTGATTTCTTTTTTATCGGACGCACGCAACCAAGGTAAAAATGTCGATACCTTGTCCGTTAGTTTCAACTTTCCCTGATCATATAGTTTCATTACAGCAAGCAAGGTAGCCGTTGTTTTGGTGACTGAGCCCAAATCGAACAAGTCCGTAGAACGTACCACCGTGCGATCTTCGTACGAATGTGTACCATAACAACGATTGTAAACGGGAATACCGTCTTTCAGCACTAACAACTGGCATCCAGGGTAAGCTTCGGCAACAATCCCTTCATTCACTACAGAATCAATGCGTTGAAGAACGTAGCCATCCATACCATGTTCTTCGGGTTGGGGAATAGGTTGCATGCCCGGAACTATATCGGTACCATCACCCGCGTGATACAAACCATGAACTGCAACCGGAAGTCTTCCTTGCGTACCCGCTTTGGCAAAACAGACATCCGCCACTTGACGCTGTACTTCCTCTCGGGCAGTATTTGCCAGTACAACGGTTGCGGCACGATTCAACGCCCCCTTCAATAAGCGTAATTTATCATAAGGAGTAAAGAAAACATAAACGATAGGCACTTTAAGTTTCAAATCGTTGAGAAAAGTAGACACTTTCCACATCCCATATCCGTCAACAGTCACACTGACTACTACCCTACTATAATTTTGCAGACCGCCAACGATCTGTTCCCACTCTGTTTCCGATGTTTTCTCTGTCAACCGAAAACAGGCAACAGGCTTTGGGTACTGGCTGAAACGAGCAATAAACGATTGATCCGATCCCTCACTTCCCACACTGAGAATAGCCATCGACTGATCTTCCGGCAAAGGCAATGTCCGGCAACCATTACGTAACACAACTACATCGCCTTCTTGCGAAGAAAGCAAATAAGGAACTTGTTGCGCCACCAGTACTTCCAATGTTCCCAATAGCACAACAAGCAAAAATATCCCTTTTTTCATTCTTATTATTTCTCTGTTTTACTGTTCAAATGTCAAGTCTAGCTTTCCGACAAAAATACCGTTCTTTCCGGTATGAGAAACAGGCACGCTCTCTCCGTTCCTATTCAGAAAGACGACAGGCTCTTTCATAAACGTATGTGAATGCCCCCCTAAAACGACATCGACATTACAGGTGCCACGCACTAAAATCTCATCTTCTGTAATACCTAAATGAGAGAGGCAAATTACCACATCGCAACCTTCCTCATCTTTCAGCTTAGCAGCCACCTCGTTGGCTACCGTTACAGGATCAAGATAAGTAACTCCTTCGCACTTATCAGCCTGAACCAAACCTTCCAATTGCGCTCCCAATCCGAAAACACCGATCTTCAATCCATCACGTTCAATGGTAATGTATGGTTTCACCAATCCTTCAAGCACCGTACCTTTCACATCATAATTGGCACAAACAATCGGGAAATCAGCCTTTTTGAATAACCTGGCCATATTCTCCAGACCGAAATCAAACTCGTGGTTTCCAATAGTAGCCGCATCATACTTCATCAAGTTCAGCATTTCCATCTCAACTTCACCTTTAAAAAGATTATAATAAGGTGTTCCCTGTGAGAAGTCCCCGCAATCGAAAACTAATGCATCTGGAGTTTCTTTCCTGAACTGATCGAGCAGAGTAGCGCGACGTACAAACCCACCCATACCGGCATATTTATCAGCGGCATGTTTATCAATCGGTTCGATACGGCTATGTGTATCGCTGGTTTGCAGCAATGTTAACTTTTTGGTTTGCTGAGCATACCCACAAAAGGAGATGCAGAGCAGAAACAACATGATTACTGATATCTTATTTTTTTTCATATTCCTTTTCTCCTACAGTCATTTAATGGTTATTCTGCCTTCCATACTTGAAGTAATCTTTTTGCCGGCCTTTGTCTGCTGTTCCACATAGTCCATGAACAGGCCACGCAAAGTAGCCTCCTCAGGACATATCCGTTTTTCTGCCTGTACCAAAGGCTTCATGCCGTCATTTCCGTCAGCAAGATAATCAATGGTAGCCACCGTATAGAGGTCCTCATCTTTTATTTCTTTCCCACCTACGGTGCCATTCAACAGTTTGCCATCACTTGTAATCTCCAAGTAAACTCCACTCACACCTTCTCCCTTACGGGCAGCAATGGCTGCAAAAAGTTCTTTTAGTATACTCCCTTTGACGGTGAGTACACAAAGCGAGTTTTCAAAAGGCAATATTTCATAGATGTTGCCACAAGTAATTTCACCTTCGGAGAGTATGTTTCGTAGCCCTCCCATATTTACCAATCCCATATCGGCTGGCTTGCCAAGGGTTTGTGCAGCAGCTCCCCGCAGGACATCCGCCACCAAATTGGACAATAAACTCTCGGGCGCACCGACTTTCATCGTCATTTCGCTCACTCCCACCACGCGGTACATCATACTGTCCACCGCTGCTTTATAAGGAGCCAGCAATGCTAAAGCATCTGCATCCGGTTGTGCATCCCATACAGAATCAATAATAATCATACTTCCCTCAATTTTCGTCAGTTTGTAAGGCGATTGACAAGAAGAAAGTGTCAGAAGCACCGCCAAAGTTACTCCTGAAAAGAGTTTTGCATAAGTTTGTTTCATATATTGTTTTTTTATTGTGCCACAAATATAAATAAAATAGTTGGTAGTGTGCCAAAAAAGTCGTTACTTTGCACCGCTTTCGCGCAATCGCTGTCAGAAGAGGGTTGTCTGGTATGTTGCGTTGTAACGATAAAACAATTTAATAATAACAACAATGGATTTAATTAAAATTGCAGAAGAAGCATTTGCTACCGGAAAACAGCACCCAAGCTTCAAAGCAGGTGACACAGTAACCGTGGCATATCGTATCGTCGAGGGTAACAAAGAACGTGTACAGTTGTACCGTGGTGTAGTTATCAAAATTGCCGGTCATGGCGAAAAGAAAC encodes:
- a CDS encoding 5'-nucleotidase C-terminal domain-containing protein, whose translation is MKQTYAKLFSGVTLAVLLTLSSCQSPYKLTKIEGSMIIIDSVWDAQPDADALALLAPYKAAVDSMMYRVVGVSEMTMKVGAPESLLSNLVADVLRGAAAQTLGKPADMGLVNMGGLRNILSEGEITCGNIYEILPFENSLCVLTVKGSILKELFAAIAARKGEGVSGVYLEITSDGKLLNGTVGGKEIKDEDLYTVATIDYLADGNDGMKPLVQAEKRICPEEATLRGLFMDYVEQQTKAGKKITSSMEGRITIK
- a CDS encoding bifunctional metallophosphatase/5'-nucleotidase, giving the protein MKKNKISVIMLFLLCISFCGYAQQTKKLTLLQTSDTHSRIEPIDKHAADKYAGMGGFVRRATLLDQFRKETPDALVFDCGDFSQGTPYYNLFKGEVEMEMLNLMKYDAATIGNHEFDFGLENMARLFKKADFPIVCANYDVKGTVLEGLVKPYITIERDGLKIGVFGLGAQLEGLVQADKCEGVTYLDPVTVANEVAAKLKDEEGCDVVICLSHLGITEDEILVRGTCNVDVVLGGHSHTFMKEPVVFLNRNGESVPVSHTGKNGIFVGKLDLTFEQ
- a CDS encoding serine hydrolase domain-containing protein — protein: MKKGIFLLVVLLGTLEVLVAQQVPYLLSSQEGDVVVLRNGCRTLPLPEDQSMAILSVGSEGSDQSFIARFSQYPKPVACFRLTEKTSETEWEQIVGGLQNYSRVVVSVTVDGYGMWKVSTFLNDLKLKVPIVYVFFTPYDKLRLLKGALNRAATVVLANTAREEVQRQVADVCFAKAGTQGRLPVAVHGLYHAGDGTDIVPGMQPIPQPEEHGMDGYVLQRIDSVVNEGIVAEAYPGCQLLVLKDGIPVYNRCYGTHSYEDRTVVRSTDLFDLGSVTKTTATLLAVMKLYDQGKLKLTDKVSTFLPWLRASDKKEITIRELLLHESGLLPYIRFYREAIDDNTVTGPFTQGFVDEWHHTRIGEYTYACSDFKFKKGLVSPEQTAVYTLHMAEDMWLNESFKNTIRQKIVRSEMGQKRYVYSEIGFVILQQVVEAITGQPMDEFLEKEFYTPMGLKRTLFLPLNRYPKSEVMPTVANDYLRRQDICGYVHDETAACMGGISGNAGLFSTASEVAAVYQMWLNGGEWNGQRYLNEDTVRLFTTETSAVSHRGLGFDKPDLIDAKANNCAPDVPVRVFGHTGRTGTCVWADPGEKLVYVFLSNRLCPDVWNSKLNAMKICPVIQNIIYSSIK